The genomic stretch CCTATTTTTGGACTATCCCAAAAAAAAATTCTGCCTCAAATCAGCAACCAAACACCCTAATAGCAATTCAAATAATCGACAACTTATTAATTAACCAAAATAGTCTTCACCATTACTAATCAACCCACTAACAACCcgaaatactaatttatctccgACTTTGATAATAAAGAACGATACTCGACATAAGACTAATAGCAAAAAGAAAGAGGGTAATTACgtaattcacaaaaaaaaaaattacaaataagaTTAAATAGGGCAAGCCCTACGCTAGCTAACAGAAACGAAAAAGGAAGAAAGGGCCGAAGCCCCTTTCTCTTGCAACAAAAATCAATTCTGTTGCGTAAAACCAAacagaagcaaaaaaaaaaaggaactgGTCAGAATTAAAgcgaaaaatcaaaaacaaatacAGAAGGTGAGTTGGGGAAAAAGCTTGGTACCGCAAAAGAAGCCACTTCCATCCAGTTTTTGTTCAAATCTTCAGGTACTTATTCCACAAATTTGAGAATATATATTAATGGTTAGAGTTAAATAAGGAGATTGGCAAAAGTCAGTGAAACAAGGAAAGATATGTATAAATTTTTGTTAATCTTTGGCAATTTGTTGAAGAATCTTAAGCACGAATTGTGTCTTACGGGTATAGCTTGAGCTTCTCTTGATGGTAGATTTTAATTTCGATTCTCATGATTGGGAGATTGTACAGAGAAATAGAAATTACACTAGTTCATTCACACTTGAGAATTTTCTTCCTAAAGAATCAATAGAACTTTATGAAATTGGATTAATAAAATATATGAATATGTTGGAGTTGATAGATTAGTAATTACTTGTAGGTGGGTAAATATAATTCGGCGAATTAAGAGTCATATATGAAACCTCGAGGGTTGGGTATTCTAAATTAGCTATGAACTAGCCTAAATAAGGAAATTAACATGAGAttgatattatgtaattatagattgattggaggaatttatacgaattgctcgaggtgaaacatttggtatttcggcacgagtactgtgagtagtaatcttaccacaatttgtgttttcataacttacatgatttacacatgatttttaacatgaatatgttaccgattattttaAGTTGCATGTGagacaagtcttttactcgatatgataccgaaatagttatttgagaagattaccgttgttttaaatattttcgttGTCACTAGATCTGTTTTACCGTTACCtgaatttactgttatcgaaaagaaattatatgatttgataagaactaaaatgccctatattgttttaaaatattttctatgagtatatacggattacagagataagtataaatgggagtagacattgaaggatcccgtagctaacggctAGTTCGTTAGACTtggtgcaccttgtaattacagattaccgttatagccctcgctagtgggaaggtagaactagcataccgttaccgatttccctcgagtagggactaccattatatttgacttcttatgaagaagtccacagttataccgattacatgatccgctcattgaaacctcccaaatgtgaatattgatattagacaatggttaccgagcttattaccgaactgttaattgtattatactacaagaaaaatatgatgagactgaaaattatttattgtttatgaaagggcatttttatgttattttctgtttgatatactagcatgttttctgacttgttcCCAATAAAAATGGTTGtagttaagtgttattactcactaagctaccgactcattccccgctaattTTCTTTTACAGAGACAAAAGTTGACGCAGGCgaggatttcattaattagagcgcacaggtTGAGAATTCTTGGTGAGCCTCACACTTGTTCGCGTGGGCAAAGATTTTTATCAATTGCTATGggcttttctttgaattcttagaGTCTCTCCATAGTCATTCTTTTAGTGTCATGCTTCGTATGGTGCCATTTGAATACTGGACtggaagctattgttgtaagcaaatttaGCTAACGATATATATGTGTCCCAACTACCTCAAAACTCAAGAATGCAagctctcaacatatcctccaagatctgaatagtacgttcagactgcccgtctgtctgtggatgaaatgcagtACTAAGATCTACTCGTGCACCCAATGCTTCTTGAAACGATTTCCAAAAGCGTGAAGTGAACTATGATCCTCTATCAGAGACGATGGATACTGGAACTCCGTGAAGTCGGACAATTTCATTCATAAATATCTGTGCATACCTGACTCCACCATATGTAGTCTTCACCGGCAAAAAGTGTGCTGATTTCGTcagtcgatctacaatcacccatacCGAGTCATAACCTCTAAGGGTTCGTGATAGCCCGatgacaaaatccatagtaattatTTCCTATTACTACTCTGGAATCTCAATTTGTTGTAGTAGTCCTGCAGGTCGCTGATGCTCAGCCTTGACCTGCTGACAAGTTAAACAACTAGAAACAAAgttagcaacatctttcttcataccTTCCCACCAATAAAATTGTTTCAGGTCATGGTACATTTTTGTGGATCCAAGATGTATAATGTATTTAGTGTGGTGATCTTCTTTAAGAATAGCATGTCTCAACCCATATACGTCTACTACACATAGCCTGTCACCCATTCGAAGAACACCATCACTTTGAACAATCATATCCTTACTTTTACCAGCTAAGGCCTCATCTCTGTATTTGCATAATCGTTCATCCTTATATTGGGTGGCCTTAATGCGCTCAACTAATGAAGACTTAGCCTGAGCACAAGCCAACAATGCCTCTGAATTTCCGACACTAAATTTGATACCTGTATCTTCTAGTCTCTGAATATCTCTGGCTAAAAGTCTCTTTGCAAGGGCTATatgtgccaaactccccatagattttctactcaatgcatcagccaccacattgacTTTTTCAAGATGATACAAAATAGAACAATCATAGTCTTTGAGTAGTTCCATCCAACGACGCTGCCAAAGATTTAGATCTCTctgctgaaagatatacttcagacttTTATGGTCAGTACAAATCTCACAAGTTTCGCCGtatagataatgtctccaaatttttagagcaaataccactacaaccatctccaaatcatgtgtaggatagttttgctcgtgctttttcaattgtctcgaagcataagcaataataCGACCATTTTGCATGAGAACACATCCTAATCCCACCCTCGAGGCGTCACAGAATACTGTAAATTCTCCAGAACCTAATGGTAAGGCTAATATTGGTGTAGTTGTCAAACATGTTTTGAGTTTTGAAAGCTCTGCTCACATTCCTCCGCCTACTAAAACTTTGCATTTTTCTACGTTAGCTTGGTCAGCGGCACTGCTATTCTAGAGAAATCCTGCACAAAACGCCTGTAATAGCCTGCTAAGCCTAAAAAGCTGCGAATCTTTGTAGGAGAAGTATGTCTGGGCCATTTCTGCACAACTTCagtcttcttaggatctaccatAATTCCATCTTTGGATACAACATGCCACAAAAATGCTACCGAGTctagccagaattcacacttcgagaacttagcataaagccgATGTTCTCGCAATGTCTGCAATATAGTCCTGAGATGATTCTCGTGTTCTCCTTGGCTACGagaatatatcaggatatcatGAATAAATATTATTACAAATCTATCCAGAAATGGCTTGAACACcctattcattaaatccatgaatgtCGCTGGAGCATTAGTCAGTCCGAAAGgcatcacaagaaactcatagtgcccgtatcgagtcctgaaagcagtcttagaaATATCTTCATCTTTTATTCTAAGTTGATAATAACCAGAACGTATgtcaatctttgaaaagtgggcagctccttgtaactgatcaaacatgTCATCTATACGAGGAAAAGGATATTTATTACGTATTGTTATCTTGTTCAACTTcatgtagtcaatgcacattctcagggATCCGTCTTTCTTCTTTACGAATAATACTGGTGCACCCCATAGTGAtatactaggtctaataaaacccttatctaacAAATCTTGTAACTGTTGATTTAGCTCCCTCAACTCTACTGGTGTCATTCGATATGGGGGTATCAATATGGGATGTGTGTCAGGTAGCAAATCAATACTAAAGTCTATTTCTCGTATTGGAGGCAATCCTGGTAAAtcctcaggaaatacatcagaaaattctCTCACTACTGGTACATTTTTTATACTAACTGTTTCCTTTCTTGTATCATTTACAATAGCTAAGAGACCCAAGCAACCTTTCTTCAGAAGTCGTTGAGCCTTCATAAAAGATACAATTTTGCAAGTCTCTGAAACCTGACTCCCTCTTAGAATAAAATTGGGTTCATTTGGTATCTCAAACTTAACTATATCTGCATGACAATCGACTATAGCATAGCAAGAAGATAACCAATCTATTCCCATTAGCATgtcaaagtcaatcatatcaagtacAATAAGGTCAGCTAGAGTATCTCTACCCTCAACTCGAATCTAACAAGAACAATACACGTATTCAGCTAATAGAGACTCTTCAACAGGAGTAGCAACTAGAAAAAGATCATTCAATAGCTCGAGCTATCTACTAAATCTCAAAGCAAAGTAAGAGGACACATAGGAGTgggtagatcccggatcaatcaatgCAAGTGCATCAAATGAACATATAGAAAGAATACCTGTAACCACTGCATTCGAGGCCTAAGCATCATGTCTAGTGAATGCAAAAACtctcgcctgacctctaccagcaTTGCCTTGTCCTTGATTCACAGTAGCACGGTCTCCAACACTTTGACCTCTATTTCTTGTACCTGTAGCACCTGAAGTATTACGAGTAGTCTGAGTCGGTGCAGTTGACTGACTAGAAGCTTGGTTGAAATTTCTCGGAGGCTGAGGGAAATCCCTCAAGTGATGTCCCAACTGGCCACACCGAAAGCACTCTCCAATTAGAACACGACATTGTCCCAAATGTGATCTACCACAAGTCTGGCAGACTGGAGTAGTGGCATATATCTGCCCAAAATTACGATGTCTAGAAGATGATGGTCCCCTATTACCTTGTCTGTAATGTGGTATGTATGTGGACTGTGAAGACATGTGTGTCCTTGTCTGAGAaccctgttgttgttgttgtccctgATTTCCTGCTCTTCTATTTTCACTAAAACCACCACTGAAAGCCCCTCCTGTCTTGGCCTTCTTACGTAAATCATTAGTTGCACGCTCCTCACGTCCCTTGTTTTCAATCTTTCTAGCAAGATCGACTACATCAGAGTAGGATAAAGTCTTCATCTGTGAGGCTACTGCAGTGTATAGACGACCAACcaatccatcaacaaacctctaaACTCGAGCTTCTTCGGTAGGCACTAAGTGAGGAGCATATATAGCCAGCTTACAGAACTTAGTGTTATATGTTGATACATCCATATCTTGAGTCTGAACCAATCTCTCAAAGTCTCTAGCATATTGTTGCATCAGACTGTCTGGAAGAAAATGATTCTTGAACAACTTAGTGAACTCGTCCTATGTCAGTGGTGTTGCTCCTGCTAGCCTTCCTAGCAATATAGTTTCATACCATGTGTTGGCCATATCCTCTAGTTTGTAGATGCGAGCTCTACGGCTCTCTCACTAGAACATCCAAGAGCATGTAATGCCTTAAGTGTCCCATCCAAGAAACTTTGAGGATCTGCTGAATTATCGGAACCTGtgaattttggtgatttcaatTCCAGGAACTCGTATAGGGACACTTCCTTATTCCCAAATGGCTGAGTCTGTGTAGGTGCTTGTGTCTGTAAAGTAGCCTGAGGAGATGAACTTCCGCCCTGAATAGGCACCAATGCCTCTAACACATTCAATAACCTTGCCACTGTATCTGCAGGTAAGGCAACAATAGGTACAACAGTTGGCACTGGTGGTGGAGCGTTCTGAACTCCCTGCTCTTGCACTTGATCTGGCATAACAGCTTGGGTTTGACCCATGTTCCCAACTTGAGTTTGAGGGGCagtctgtcttctagtttgatgaaCCCCAACTTGACCGCCCCCCCCCCCCGGGTAGCACCACGTCCAGCAGATGAGGGTGTGCGTGTCCTAGCCATTTGTGAAAGAAATTTTCCAAAGTCAATCTCAAGTTATCTCAACGCACGATCAAAGAAtgaaagaagggaaaacattcctaaatgttcagtagcctcaagatcataagtatgggcgcctacatacccatgaacaagactctactaaacattgcTCCATGTCTCGGGACTTAAatcctaagctctgataccaactttgtcacgacccaattaaGGATCGAGACCGGCGCAtaggagcaagtgctcccaagtaatcctcatcggtattttacagaaaatcggacagagttttCCCTGTTTTTGGACTATCCCAAAAAAAATTCCTGTCTCAAATCAGCAACCAAACACCCTAATAGCAATTCAAACAATCGACAACTTATTAATTAACCAAAATAGTCTTCACTATTACTAATCAACCCACTAATAACCAGAAATACTAATTTAACTCCGACTTTGATAATAAAGAACGATACTCGACATAAGACTAATAGCAAAataatactcatgacactaaaagaATGACTATGGAGCAACtctaagaattcaaagaaaatatcATAACAATTGATAAAAATCTCTACCCACACGAACagtgcgaggctcaccaagaatTCTCAACCTGTacgctctaattaacgaaatcctcgcaTGTGTCAACTGTTGTTTCTGTAAAAAAaattagcggggaatgagtcgGTAGCTCAGTGAGTCATAATAtttaaccacaaccgtttttattggggacaagtcagaaaacatggtatatcaaacagaaaataacataaaaatgccctttcagaaacaataaataatttttagTCTCGTCATGATTTTCCTGTAGTATAATAGAATTAACAGTTCAttaataagctcggtaaccactgtctagtatcaatattcacatttgggaggtttcaatgaacggatcatgtaatcagtataactgtggacttcttcgcaagaagttAAATATAATgatagtccctactcgagggaaatcggtaatggtatgctagttctaccttcccaccaGCAAGGGCTATAACGGTAATCtgtaattacaaggtgcaccaggtctaacgaacccgtcgttagctacgggatccttcaatgtctactcccatttatacttgtctctacaacaacaacaacaacaacaacaacaacaacaacccagtataatcccacttagtggggtctggggagggtagtgtgtacgcagaccttatccctaccctaaggtagagagactgtttccaaatagacccccggcatccttccctccaagaacttcccaccttgctcttggggagactcgaactcacaacctctcggttggaagtgggggttgcttaccatcagagcaaacCCTCTTGtctcccatttatacttgtctctgtaatccgtatatactcatagaaaatattttaaaacaatatagggcattttagttcttatcaaatcatataatttcttttcgataacagtaaattcaGGTAACGGTAAAACAGATCTAGTGACaacgaaaatatttaaaacagCGGTAATCTTCTTAAATAACTATTTtggtatcatatcgagtaaaaaacttgtcccacatgcaacttaaaataatcggtaacatattcatgttaaaaatcatgtgtaaatcatgcaagttatgaaaacacaaattacaataagattactactcacagtactcgtgccgaaataccaaatgcttcacctcgagcaattcgtacaaattcctccaatcaatctataattacataatatcaaTCTCATGTTAATTTCCTTGTTTAGGCTAGTTCATAGCTAATTTAGAATACCCAACCCTCGAGGTTTCATATTTGACTCTTAATTCGCCAAATTATATTTACCCACCTATGAGTAATTACTAATCTATCAACTCCAACATATTCATATATTTTATTAATCCAATTTCATAAAGTTCTATTGATTCTTTAGGAAGAAAATTCCCAAGTGTGAATGAACTAGTGTAATTTTTATTTCTCTATAGAATCTCTCAATCATGAGAATCGAAATTAAAATCTACCAGAAAGAGAAGCTCAAGCTATACTTGTAACACACAATTCGTGCTTAAGATTCCTCAACAGATTGCCAAAGATTAACAAAAATTTATACATATCTTTCCTTGTTTCACTAACTTTTACCAATCTCCTTATTTAACTCTAACCATTAAAATATATTCTCAAATTTGTGGAATAAGTACCTGAAGATTTGAACAAATAATGGATGGAAGTGCCTTCTTTTGCGGTACCAAGCTTTTTCCCCAACTCACTTTctgtatttatttttaatttttcgctTTAATTCTGAcccgtttctttttttttttgcttttgtttggtTTTACGCAGCAGAATTGATTTTTGTTGCAAGAGAAAGGGGCTTCGGCCCTTTCTTCCTTTTTCGTTTCTGTTAGCTAGCGTAGGGCTTGCCCTATTTAATCTTATTTGTAATTTTTTGGTAAATTACTTAATTACCCTCTTTCTTTTAATGAGTATTACAGTATCATTCAATATTGCCATTTCAATCGCGTTTGGTCTTAACGACCCACCTACACCCGATTCTTTTAGAACTTTCTGGCAATTCAGCAAGATCCCAGActttattatattccatgaattttaACTCTTCCTTGATGGCATCAATCCATTTGTCAGATTCATTACATTCTATGGCTTGTGAAAATGAAAACGAATCCTTGTTAAAACCAATGTCAAAATCTGACTCTTGCAAATAAATCATGTAATCATCCGAAATAGCCAATTTCCTAACTCTTTGAGATTTTCTTAATGGCATTTCTTGTGCTTCGTTTGTGTTAGATATTTGTGAGTTAGTTTCTTCATGAAGTGTTTCATCCAAATTTTGCTTGGTGTTGTCAAAGTGTTCTTTAACAACTGGAATAATATTTGGTATTTTTGTGGAAGTAGGTGCATTCCCGGGTAATAGAATATTGCCCCTCACCTCTTTAATTTCCACACTTTGCTTTTCAACACTCCCACTAACTTTACCATTCTCATTGAATCTTGTGTTACTGGTTTCAACAATTCTCGAACTATGGTTTGGACAGTTAAACACATACCCTTTAGATTTCTCTAGGTAACTAATAAAGTAATCACTTACTGTTCGAGaatctaatttcttttc from Nicotiana sylvestris chromosome 12, ASM39365v2, whole genome shotgun sequence encodes the following:
- the LOC138882990 gene encoding uncharacterized protein, with product MGQTQAVMPDQVQEQGVQNAPPPVPTVVPIVALPADTVARLLNVLEALVPIQGGSSSPQATLQTQAPTQTQPFGNKEVSLYEFLELKSPKFTGSDNSADPQSFLDGTLKALHALGCSNSLMQQYARDFERLVQTQDMDVSTYNTKFLASQMKTLSYSDVVDLARKIENKGREERATNDLRKKAKTGGAFSGGFSENRRAGNQGQQQQQGSQTRTHMSSQSTYIPHYRQGNRGPSSSRHRNFGQIYATTPVCQTCGRSHLGQCRVLIGECFRCGQLGHHLRDFPQPPRNFNQASSQSTAPTQTTRNTSGATGTRNRGQSVGDRATVNQGQGNAGRGQIRVEGRDTLADLIVLDMIDFDMLMGIDWLSSCYAIVDCHADIVKFEIPNEPNFILRGSQVSETCKIVSFMKAQRLLKKGCLGLLAIVNDTRKETVSIKNVPVVREFSDVFPEDLPGLPPIREIDFSIDLLPDTHPILIPPYRMTPVELRELNQQLQDLLDKGFIRPSISLWGAPVLFVKKKDGSLRMCIDYMKLNKITIRNKYPFPRIDDMFDQLQGAAHFSKIDIRSGYYQLRIKDEDISKTAFRTRYGHYEFLVMPFGLTNAPATFMDLMNRVFKPFLDRFVIIFIHDILIYSRSQGEHENHLRTILQTLREHRLYAKFSKCEFWLDSVAFLWHVVSKDGIMVDPKKTEVVQKWPRHTSPTKIRSFLGLAGYYRRFVQDFSRIAVPLTKLT